One Salvelinus fontinalis isolate EN_2023a chromosome 11, ASM2944872v1, whole genome shotgun sequence DNA window includes the following coding sequences:
- the mad2l1 gene encoding mitotic spindle assembly checkpoint protein MAD2A isoform X2, translating into MTSTLKGITLKGSAELVAEFFSFGINSILYQRGLYPPETFSRVTQYDMSLQLTTDTKLKNYLTNVVSQLKEWLFDCTVQKLVLVITCLETSEVLERWQFDIECDKSAKEISAPREKSIKSIQDEIRSVIRQITATVTFLPLLETACAFDLLVYTDKDLEVPDKWEESGPQIIDQSEEVRLRSFTTSIHKVNSMVAYKRADSA; encoded by the exons ATGACGAGCACACTGAAAGGCATTACCCTGAAAGGCAGCGCCGAGCTTGTGGCCGAGTTTTTCT CATTCGGTATCAACAGCATCCTGTACCAGCGAGGCCTCTACCCTCCGGAGACGTTCTCCCGAGTCACCCAGTATGACATGAGCCTTCAACTCACCACTGACACGAAGCTGAAAAACTACCTGACCAACGTTGTGTCACAGCTCAAAG AGTGGCTGTTTGACTGCACAGTGCAGAAGTTGGTCCTTGTTATCACATGTCTGGAGACTAGTGAGGTGCTGGAACGGTGGCAGTTTGACATTGAGTGTGACAAGAGTGCCAAGGAGATCAG tgCTCCCAGGGAGAAGTCAATCAAGTCCATCCAGGATGAGATTCGCTCAGTCATCAGACAGATCACTGCCACTGTCACCTTCCTACCCCTGCTGGAGACTGCct GTGCCTTTGACCTCCTCGTTTACACCGACAAGGACCTAGAGGTGCCTGACAAATGGGAGGAGTCGGGCCCCCAGATCATCGACCAATCGGAGGAGGTTCGCCTGCGCTCCTTCACCACCTCCATCCACAAGGTCAACAGCATGGTGGCCTACAAGAGGGCCGATTCAGCCTAG
- the mad2l1 gene encoding mitotic spindle assembly checkpoint protein MAD2A isoform X1: protein MVFSAEASCLTLFTTIASVFSMTISNIYVLTSFGINSILYQRGLYPPETFSRVTQYDMSLQLTTDTKLKNYLTNVVSQLKEWLFDCTVQKLVLVITCLETSEVLERWQFDIECDKSAKEISAPREKSIKSIQDEIRSVIRQITATVTFLPLLETACAFDLLVYTDKDLEVPDKWEESGPQIIDQSEEVRLRSFTTSIHKVNSMVAYKRADSA from the exons ATGGTTTTCTCTGCGGAAGCTAGCTGTCTAACGTTGTTTACAACCATCGCATCCGTATTTTCCATGACGATAAGTAATATTTATGTCCTTACAT CATTCGGTATCAACAGCATCCTGTACCAGCGAGGCCTCTACCCTCCGGAGACGTTCTCCCGAGTCACCCAGTATGACATGAGCCTTCAACTCACCACTGACACGAAGCTGAAAAACTACCTGACCAACGTTGTGTCACAGCTCAAAG AGTGGCTGTTTGACTGCACAGTGCAGAAGTTGGTCCTTGTTATCACATGTCTGGAGACTAGTGAGGTGCTGGAACGGTGGCAGTTTGACATTGAGTGTGACAAGAGTGCCAAGGAGATCAG tgCTCCCAGGGAGAAGTCAATCAAGTCCATCCAGGATGAGATTCGCTCAGTCATCAGACAGATCACTGCCACTGTCACCTTCCTACCCCTGCTGGAGACTGCct GTGCCTTTGACCTCCTCGTTTACACCGACAAGGACCTAGAGGTGCCTGACAAATGGGAGGAGTCGGGCCCCCAGATCATCGACCAATCGGAGGAGGTTCGCCTGCGCTCCTTCACCACCTCCATCCACAAGGTCAACAGCATGGTGGCCTACAAGAGGGCCGATTCAGCCTAG